In the Polypterus senegalus isolate Bchr_013 unplaced genomic scaffold, ASM1683550v1 scaffold_3645, whole genome shotgun sequence genome, TAAGAATACTTACtttcttatcttcttatataatacgctacagtggctgttcatttgtctgtccaggattttaaatcacctgtagcaagAAAACCGCTTGAAGTATTGCCCTAAAAttcggtacacatatactacgtgacgtttaTTATGcgctttctgggtgatgatttttattactctttttatttttattttattatagaagcCACTCTCAGCAGCtgggcagcagggcggctgtgtggcgcatgtgtatgggttctgttctcattctctactaccttcgccgtcacttcctctacctcttcatatcttaaatcattcttgaagcagatagaacatttaagtgccagcttaagagaaaaattaagaaaaaacatactaagtaactgcaacacaaaaacagacttaatcagttttaacgcgaaaagaaagaagagaagcagcaagcgatcaacctctgagcaaacaaatgctaaatggacagagaaagagcatgaaaagtaggaatcaagtgtattcactgaatGTTATGCAGTCTGCTGTTACTGCCtacttatattttgtatttaatattttatctttaaatttaTGTCccttaataaataagaaaaaaaatttatataaaatttttcTGTCTCAGTATTTTTTGGGTCGTGGGGGGGATTTGTCAATTTAGGAGTTTCCTAAAAGAGTTAAGCAGGGTTAGGGATGTTAAATAAACCCATAAAACAAAGTGCTATGGATATATGATGAGGAAAGAcaataaaaatgttggaaaagagtgatgggaatggaagtaaaggggaagagaaagcgagaGAGGCCAAAGCGGATATAGATTGATAAAGTAAaataagatctgaaggaaaaggtcttgactggtgaggaggtgcagaacagagctgtttggagaaggttgatcaggcacaACAACCCACGCTGAAgcaggaaaagatgaagaagaagaagaatgtaatTAACAGGATATCAGTCTACTTGACACATCAAATTGACGTATTCAGTAAGTGATTTGCAAAGCTTACAAAATGTACACTTGTTGATATTAAATATTCAagttatattataaaaaacagaaatgctgatttcttttttttttataataatgcatAATAAAGCATATGAGTGGTTTTACTGGATGAAAATACCGTTTACTATCTTAAGTATGCTTACTTTTTTCATGGCCTCATGAATTCGATGTCCCACTTCTTCAAAACTCCAATGCTTCAAAGATATGGAATTAAAAATAGAATCTTCTTTAGATAAGAGAGGAGCAGTCAAGTTCACCCTCTCCTGAACAccctaaggaaaaaaataaaatcaaaatactttTACTTCAACCCATTCATCCAACTATCCACCTATTCATCTCTTTACTGATTTCACTTTTTTCTGGGGcagtaaaaaagaaatgaagaaaaaaatatgtttcagaGTGAGGGTGTGAGATGAAGAATTAAAATTCTAAGACAGTTTTAACACTTTTTGATCAATGTATAATTTTATACgttattctgttttttataacACTGCACACATAAATCTAAATGTGTTATTTAATAGTTTCCATGTCTTGatttttcttccaaaatgtagAAAGTAGTAAAACAGAAAATCCCTTCAATGAGTAGGTGCATCCAAACACTTTACTGGTACAATATATAGGTAAGAGACATGGCAGGACAtcacaccatttatttttgttgtttttttaatttatattggcATCCTTCATATTGTAATATACTTAATACAAGAACATGGATGAAGCACCCTTACTTTTTCAAGTACACATTTGAACAAAAGCATGTTTTTTAATATCTGCATTTAAATTTGAATTACGGTCTAATTTGAGAGCCCTTGTGTCTACTCACCCGTAGATGGTGAAAAGCATGAATGCTGTATGGAAGCTCTAGTGCTGTTGTGCAGTCAGGCACCGCTAGGTAAGGAGAAAGAGGCATTCTGGAATCTAAATAGTCTTCTGGACTATAAGAGTAgtacaaacatattaaaaaaaaatgctttgatttCATAACAACATGAAAGACGACCaataaattaaactttaattACACTAAATATTACAAAGTCCTTTTACAAGCTTTACAAGATGCTATTATGTTGTAAATATCCAAATCCAACAAATGACTACGTATTacacaaaaaaagatttaatacCTAATGCCTTTACTCTCCAAAGAGATGAAAGTACCATCATAAAGATCAAGATCTCCCAGAGGAACTTTTGCTTTGACACAGTCCAAATCTTCTTTATAATGTCTTTGTTCTAGGCCTGTGTCTCTGTCTTCATTTTCCTCAATGTGGATTTTCTGTGCAACCAGCTGTTTCTAAAGAAAAGTTGCCAACAAAAAATATCTATTATATGAATGTGCATGCATACTTACAAGTAATTTTAAAACGCATACTTTCTCCAGAACATGTTGTGTGATCATCAGCAAATGTAAGTaatctgtacacatgacaacaaGAACCCCATAAACCTATATGATGGCATTGCTAACTGTACTCACCATACTGAGTCCTGAATACAATGAAGTTCTGACTCTTCTTTGTTTAATGTGCCCATACGACACACTCCAATACCTCAGTCTCACTAAGGTTGGCTTTCTCTCTACATTGTTTGCTTGATGCTTGACAATAATATGCAAAGACACTGGTATTGGAACTCTTAATGAATTCATAAGCTTGCATCAACAGaatatttgaaaattttgaaCACTCCTCATAtattcatgcatttgtttttacTGTGAGGAGGAGGTTAGAGCAGGCAcggatacagcgcattgccgtacccaccacatgacaaaccaactcaggaccccagtttaggacccaagtgcagccatgtaaagggtgacacctcagcaccacacaagttcagatggaatggaaccagtgggaagtttgtttatggtggctgcagtgccaatgctgccaacccccaggtttttccctgtaggttggagggcctacctacagggctgggtgcagattaacgtcatacccaggacggacaTTATTTGATAAAAATTAAGAAGCAGGGTcaattagaaataattttagatAAATGTGATAATTGTGTGTCAGCACAAGCTTATGATGGTAGCATGTCCTATAAGGTTTGGGTGGCAACACACTTATGCAATTTTTGGCTTTACATGCCATGCCATTCCCTCAATATCAATAAATGTAACAACTCCAACTTTGTAAGAAAGCTCAAGGTTTTCAGTTTCAGAAAAGTGAAATTAGTAGGTAAAACAGCAGCTGGGACACCAGGTATTACTTTAAAGggttcttcaaaaaaaaaaaacacatttgagctatctgaactgaaagtgttgctcgctgagctcacgcaagatataaaggaaagcgagaaggctaatgagaaagcaacggcaaaggcacttgagagactgaaacaggaattaaaacaggagatgaaacaggccaatgaatgtctgcgacaggaaatccaacaggcaaatgaaaggctgcgacaggaattccaacaggcaaatgaaaggctgcgcaagaggtccaacttgaacttcgacaggtgctgggcaaaattgaagagcgcattgagaaaaactcgctaaactgagcacgcttgctgatcgattggagcatcttagtgagacattcacaaatcggatcgaaatagccgaacatctagcttccagtgccgaggaaagagcagtaaatgccagttcggaatgtaaaaaactcggagaaaaacttggagacagactggctgctttagaagatgggaatagaagggataatgtcagaattgaaggcctgccggagaatcgagaaagtttaaaccctgtgaaattcgcaactgaacttttttctaaaataatcgggggcgactttaaagcagaatctgagatagcagcgcttatcgcagacgctgatcaaacaccgccagaccccgaccaagatcttttatagttcgctttgaacgattatcatttaagttagaggtgatggaactcctcaggaaaaaaggaagatattatatatgaagattgccacattcgccttccctgacttctctccagcaacagctattaaacgcgcgccttctataatattaaacagctgctacggcaagccaatgtcaaatacggcctcctgtatccgcaaaactgaaagtggaatggcagggtcatttctatgttttcgctagcaaggaggaggcagaaaatgagttaagaaagctgatcccggactattctgatacataattgtgagtcatggcggtaaatgataaagctaggattaataatctactgtctgatctatttgttttaaaatacgggtttttatcagcatatattctcatattcttattattacttattattattattacttacttattacttatattacttagtattactagggctaaatgtttatgttttattgtgcttaattacgttttcctcctcttttttttcttttctaattatttcatgtgtaccctaaatgagactgttcaatatcatacccttggtttgctgttattgctattactgcattaagacttgttatgcttgttttggacacatctttaacaccatcacctgggtttattatctggggatatcatcttaatgcactaaaattgatgaagattatatgtatgtgtatgtgtatgtatgtatgtatatatgtgtgtatgtatatgtatatatatatatgtatatatatatatatgtatatgtgtatatatatatattatatattaagtgcaaaattcttttttttctttttcctcttttaaagactatattggtaacagatatctctatcttttaaccttaaagcgccactgcatgggggcttgatgtgctttggacgtgctctgtctctgggtatgtcagaggactgggactgcatgaagtgggttttagcctcacctggggaggcaaaaaagagggtgggggttaaggggaagagaaagagagcaggcttgatctatatctaatctatcatctcaatctttataattataactatcaacgtaataataagctgcatggcaacaactcttggggaataggaaattaagacctaaactatttcacttccagttaagactataatatgacaccaaaaactcagaatcagtgtctccatgatgggacagttaactcgtaagctggaatgttaaaggcctgaatcacgaattaaagagaaagaaagtactttctcacctaacaggtctaaatgctaaaatagtatttttacaggaaacccacttactaagtaaggatcagttccgctgcaaaaagactggactggcaaatgttccattctagttttacaaagaaaactagaggggtgggaattctcatacatagaacagtaccatttgtagcatcagatgtagtattggatcctgaagggagatatgtgatggtcatgggagacttatctaactgtaaaatgattttgataaatgtttatgcacctaatgttgatgataaggaatttatacaaaatttatttgcatccattcccaatctgaacactcataaacttataatggctggggactttaattgtgttctaaatccacttttagataagacttcctccacaggggaacgcaactaacaccgcaaagataattacaaagtttataactgatcacaacttatcagatccctggaggtttttaaacccaaattcaagaacatattctttctactcaccagtacatcattgctactcaaggattgattacttctttatagataataacttcttgcctaagattaaatcttgtaaatacgatgctattgttatttcagaccatgctccgatgatcttggagctgaaattactaagccccatacactcaccccgcagatggcgcctcaatccgcttctattagctgacgagaattgtactgaatttatatccaaacaaatcgaattctttctagagacaaatacatcccctgagatctctgcaggaatactctgggaaactcttaaggccttcttaagaggacagattatctcatatctttcccacagaaataaatccgaagcgaagaaagtagcagagataaaaagtgaaattactaaaatagatgaa is a window encoding:
- the LOC120520091 gene encoding tetratricopeptide repeat protein 17-like: MRQEARVSYLKELEKQLVAQKIHIEENEDRDTGLEQRHYKEDLDCVKAKVPLGDLDLYDGTFISLESKGISPEDYLDSRMPLSPYLAVPDCTTALELPYSIHAFHHLRGVQERVNLTAPLLSKEDSIFNSISLKHWSFEEVGHRIHEAMKKNSSSWVLYNMAAFYWRMKMNRHVVNVHRHFTFARQHKDVALINMANVLHRAHFSADAAILVHAALDITADFLTSHYTLVTSMR